CCGGGCGTTCCCCAGACGATAGATTCATTGTTTATGATGATGTGACTCATGATACCGTAGACTGGGGAAAGATAAACCACCAATTTCCAGTAGGCAAATTTGATAAGATTTTTGAGAAGATGAAAAAATTCGTGGAAGGAAAGGAGCTATATGTCTTTGATGGATTTGTTGGCGCAGACAAAGAGAACAGATTGGCAATTAGAGTAATTAATGATCATGCATGGCAAAACCTCTTTGCAAGACAGCTCTTCATTAGGCCTTCATCGGCTGAGCTTTCAGAACACAAGCCGGACTTTACAGTAATGTGCATTAACGAATTTGAGGCATTGCCCGAAGTCGATGGAACAAACTCTAATGTTTTCATTCTAATTGATTTGACAAAAAAAATCGTACTCATCGGCGGAACAAGCTATGCAGGTGAGATGAAAAAATCAATGTTTTCAGTAATGAACTTTCTTTTGCCATCAAAGGGAGTTTTCCCAATGCACTGCTCTGCAAACATTGGCAAGAGCGGAGACACTGCACTCTTCTTTGGATTGTCTGGCACAGGAAAGACAACTCTGTCTGCAGATCCTGACAGAATGCTAATTGGTGATGATGAGCATGGTTGGTCAGACAAGGGTGCGTTTAACTTTGAAGGTGGATGCTATGCAAAGTGCATCAATCTAAGTCAAGAAGCAGAACCACAAATTTGGAATGCAATAAAGTCTGGTGTAGTTTTAGAAAATGTTGTAATTAACAAAGAGACACTAAAACCAGACTTTGATGATAACTCATTAACTGAAAATACACGAGCTGCATATCCACTTGATTACATTCCAGGTGCTGTGATTCCAAGTGTTGGAACACATCCAAAGGTAATTGTTTTTCTTACAGCAGATGCGCTAGGTGTCTTGCCTCCAGTATCTCGATTAACTAAGGAAGGTGCAATGTATCATTTCATGTCAGGATATACCAGCAAATTAGCAGGAACTGAGCGAGGAATCAAAGAACCAAAGGCAGTATTCTCTGAATGCTTTGGGGCACCGTTTATGCCAAGACCAGCTTCTGTATATGCAAAGATGCTTGGAGAGAAGATCAAGAAGCACAACACTGTGGTTTATCTCATCAATACTGGCTGGTCAGGCGGCCCATACGGCGTAGGAAAACGCGTGAAAATAAAGTATAGTCGTGCTATGGTAACTGCTGCAATAAATGGCTCACTTGATATTGTAAAGTATCGACACGATGATTTCTTTAACCTTGATGTTCCAACCGAATGCCCTGATGTCCCATCTGAGATACTTGATCCAAAACATACTTGGGAGGATAAAGACTCGTATGACCTATCTGCAAAAAAACTTGCATCCATGTTTGTTGATAACTTTAAGAAATTCAAAAATGTCTCACCTGAGATCCTAAACGCAGGTCCAAAGGTATCCTACTGAAATTTGGATATTTAATTAAATATTTTTTCCACGTGATTTGTGCGTCTGTCAAATCTCACAGCTCTTCTATCCTCCTAGAATTGAGATTTGGCATGACAAGGTGAAAAATATTAAAAACTCAAATGATGTAAGGTTAACCATGATGACCTCACCTCCTGACCCAAAACTCGGTGATGAGATATGTCCTATCTGCAAAAAGGCAAAGAGCAAGCACACTCCAGAAGAGATGTTATCTTGCTCTAGAAAATTAATCGAATCTAAAAATTCTGAAGATGTTTAACTCTTTTCTGATATCTTGATTCCAAATGGCAATGTAATGGTGAATGTGGTTGGGTTATTACTAACTGATATGGTACCGCCGTGTTTCTCTATGATGTTTTTGCAACTTGCGAGACCTAGTCCAGTGCCTGTCTGTTTTGTAGTAAATAGCGGCTCAAATATCTTTTCCATACTTTCTTGTGGAATTCCCTTTCCAGAATCTTGAATGGTGATTCTTACACTATCGTTATCCTTTTCAAAATTAATGCTTATCTCTCCTTCCCGTCCTACTGCGTGTAAGGCATTTTGAATTAGATTTGAAAATACAGCTTGAATCTGAATGGTATCTACTGGAATCGAAACACCCGAGTTTGGAAGACTCAATTTGACATCAGGTGGAATATCAAATGATGACACTGACAGATTCAGTAGATCAAGCAAGTCTGCCTCTTCCATTTTGATTTCTCTGTTCCTAACAAAATCCAGTACTTCTGTAATCTGCCTTTCCATGCGCTCAACTGCCCTATTCATCATGGCAAATTGCCTCTTTTCGTGCTCAGATAAAACATCTCTTCTTGCATATTCCATTAATTCAAGTGAATTCTTTACAACACTCAGGGGATTTCGCAAATCATGAGCAATTCTGGATGCTAATTCACCAATTGCAGCAAATCTTGTTTCATTGAGAAGTTTAACTTTATTTTCTCGTAATGTATTTTCCATAGTTTGAATATCTTTTGATAATTGACTGATTTCATCATTCCCCGTTAGTGTTACATTTGTTGTAAGCTCTCCATCAGCAATCTCTTTTGCAGCAGTAGAGAGTTTTCGAATTCTTTTAGTAAATGCCTTTGAGAAAAAAACGGAACCACTTATGGTTGCTATTATTACAACTCCAAGTGAGATCAAAGTCATGTCCCTAATGCTATTAATCGTTGAAAATGCTTCATCTTTGTCAATCTTTACAGCCAAACCCCAATCAGTTATCTCGATATATCTTGTTGCAGCAAGAACTGGTTCCCCTCGATAATCAACAGTGGATAGATGAGTATCCTCATTTTTCATTAATGCTTGGGTTATTGGTACTTCGATCTGTTCTTTTAGAATAACTCTGTTTGCGATGGCATTTTCATCAAATCGTAGTGATGTGATAAACATTGCATCTCCGTTATTATCTCTCATTGCAAGAAATGTCTCACCCGTATCTCCTAATGCAGTATAGTCTGATGAAATTTCAAGTATTGTTCTTGGGTCAACTTTGATAACTAAAACTCCTATGGTATTGCCATTCAAAATTAAAGGACCCGAAATGCAGATCTCTGGAGAGTTATCTAAAATGTTAGTACCAAATGTCAAAGTGTTTTTTGTATATCCATCAACAAACATTTTTTCTGCAGACATTGTTTTTCCCAAAATGGATTCTTCAGTCGAAAAGATCACCTCACCGGATGTATTAATAATAAAAACAGTATCGATATCTCCTATCGAATCTTTTGCATCTTTGATTATCTCTTGAATTTTTTCTGCATCTTCTGCATTTCCATTTTGATTAAACTGTTCTAGACTAATTCGCAATTGAGTTCTACTCGTAATTCCATCTAGTCTTTCAAAATTTCGATCAATTGATTCTTCGACTCTCTTTTCCTGAATCGATGCAATTCCGTCAAGTTTCTCTAAAACATCATGTGTGATTTTGCTCTTAGCATTATCATAATTTATCACGCCAACTATGCCTATGGCTGGTATGCTAGTAAGTAGGAAAATTACTAGGATCTTAGTCCTAATATTCATGAAAAAATGTCTTTTCTGTCAATATTAAAGGAATGCTTGGATGATTAAACAAACTAGTAATGTCTGATGGGTCTTGCTTGATGATTTGTAATTTGATGGTGCATTTCAGCGTGATTTACCTCTTTGAATTCTAGGTCACAGCGGTAACACTTCCATGCATTCATCATGGTTATCTTATACAAATTTTGTATTTAACAACAATGAACGATTTGTCTTTTTGAAAAATTATGCATATGATAAATTCCTTACATGGCTTGAATCGTTTCTAAAGACTTGGTCGAATCTTTTCTGCAAAAGTTGTTCTGCCTCTTTTGTAACTTTTTTCCCAAGCTTGTCTACCTTTTGACAAAACTCTATTGCCGGAAGAGACTTTAGATTATCATACTGTTCGGCAGTCATGACTCCGCCGTAAATTTTTGTCTGGTCTTTGAATTTGAATCTGACAGTCACGTCATTTCCAGCATACACGATTTACCTTATTCTAATATAATATTCTAGGATTGATGGTGTTCATTTGAACAAACACATCCATACATACCATACCGCAAAACCATAGAGCATCTTTTAATGAAAAAAGATGCGAGAAGATACAGATGATTGACTATACAAAGTACCTAAAGTGTCCTGACTGCAAAAAAAATGAGCCTTACTGCCCTGTTCATAGAAGAGAGGTAGAAAGGCTACTCGGCATGACACAGTGCTAGATATCAATCAAGTATCGACTCCTTAATTTTACTTGGTGGCGTATTTACAGCTTAGTGATTTCTTTCTACGTATTCTACAATCTTCATGATATCCTTGATGTATTCTGGTTTTTCACCTTCGATGCTGACAAATAACATGTGGCCATTTTGCAAAGGCACTGTTATTCTCTTTATCTTTTCATATCCAACTATGGCGTACTGTCCTCTCCCAATCTTTTCGGCTAGAGTATCACGAACTTTCCATGTTTCAGCTGCCCTTTTCAGCGACTGCTTTGTTTCATCAAGGGTCAATATGTTATCTACATTGTTTCTGTGACTGTTCCAAAGTATGTTTCCATCCTTGTCGCATACTGCAGCAAATCTTGCATACTTGTTTGCCTCCATTATCATGCTTACAAGACGACCTTCGGGGTCATCTACCGTTTGTGACATGTGCCAATAACGGCATTTTAGATGATAAGGATGTTCATGGTTTTTGTAAAAATCTGTTTAAATTTTACACCATATTCAAATGATTGTTAATTTGGTAAAAATTCTGTCAAATGCTTAATAGTTCATTTGAATTTTTCCCCTTTATGAAAAAGGCCATCAGCATTGGGATTATAGTTGCTGCAGTTGCTGTAGGAATTGGTTTAGCCAGTCCGCTATTCTATGAAAGACAAATAGATGAGCCATTGCCTGTGGCATTAAACAAAATCGAAGAAGGACTGACACTTGAAAAATTCACCAACATGGAAGACTCTGCACAAGAATCACTAGTTCAAAAGATGCCAGAAAAAACAAAGGCAATGATCATGGAAGAGATGGCAAAGACTGAATCCCAAGTTTCCGAAGAGATGAGTGATGACTCTGTATCAGTTCTAAAGACCGGCGAGTTTGAGGGATTAGTTGGCCACAAGGCAATGGGTACTGCAAAGACAATCATGGTTGGTGATGCAACATATCTGCGATTTGAAAATTTTGAGGTAACAAACGGTCCTGATTTGCGAGTATATCTTACACCTGGCGGGGATGTAAAGCAAGGAATTCATCTTGAGAAGCTAAAAGGAAGCAAGGGTGACCAAAATTATCTTCTTGAGGGAATTGACACTGATACATATGATACTGTTGTAATTTACTGCCAGCCATTTGGCGTTTACTTTGGCCAGGCCATGCTTTCTTGACTATCTTCTAATTCTCATTCCAACTAGTCCAAGCAATCCTATAATCAAAACAAGTAGCATTAGTGTTCTTTCAGGAATTCCAATGATTCCAAATACATCAATGTCGCCATTTGCCGAATGAATGCTTACTTTTTCGTATGCATCAAAGGTTTGTCCATCAGAGGTAATCTTTGCATCAACCCAAAAATC
This is a stretch of genomic DNA from Thermoproteota archaeon. It encodes these proteins:
- the pckA gene encoding phosphoenolpyruvate carboxykinase (ATP), whose amino-acid sequence is MNQIQSFGISPSKVHRNLSVEQLIDTAVKKNEGIVTASGSLSVKTGKYTGRSPDDRFIVYDDVTHDTVDWGKINHQFPVGKFDKIFEKMKKFVEGKELYVFDGFVGADKENRLAIRVINDHAWQNLFARQLFIRPSSAELSEHKPDFTVMCINEFEALPEVDGTNSNVFILIDLTKKIVLIGGTSYAGEMKKSMFSVMNFLLPSKGVFPMHCSANIGKSGDTALFFGLSGTGKTTLSADPDRMLIGDDEHGWSDKGAFNFEGGCYAKCINLSQEAEPQIWNAIKSGVVLENVVINKETLKPDFDDNSLTENTRAAYPLDYIPGAVIPSVGTHPKVIVFLTADALGVLPPVSRLTKEGAMYHFMSGYTSKLAGTERGIKEPKAVFSECFGAPFMPRPASVYAKMLGEKIKKHNTVVYLINTGWSGGPYGVGKRVKIKYSRAMVTAAINGSLDIVKYRHDDFFNLDVPTECPDVPSEILDPKHTWEDKDSYDLSAKKLASMFVDNFKKFKNVSPEILNAGPKVSY
- a CDS encoding HAMP domain-containing protein, producing the protein MNIRTKILVIFLLTSIPAIGIVGVINYDNAKSKITHDVLEKLDGIASIQEKRVEESIDRNFERLDGITSRTQLRISLEQFNQNGNAEDAEKIQEIIKDAKDSIGDIDTVFIINTSGEVIFSTEESILGKTMSAEKMFVDGYTKNTLTFGTNILDNSPEICISGPLILNGNTIGVLVIKVDPRTILEISSDYTALGDTGETFLAMRDNNGDAMFITSLRFDENAIANRVILKEQIEVPITQALMKNEDTHLSTVDYRGEPVLAATRYIEITDWGLAVKIDKDEAFSTINSIRDMTLISLGVVIIATISGSVFFSKAFTKRIRKLSTAAKEIADGELTTNVTLTGNDEISQLSKDIQTMENTLRENKVKLLNETRFAAIGELASRIAHDLRNPLSVVKNSLELMEYARRDVLSEHEKRQFAMMNRAVERMERQITEVLDFVRNREIKMEEADLLDLLNLSVSSFDIPPDVKLSLPNSGVSIPVDTIQIQAVFSNLIQNALHAVGREGEISINFEKDNDSVRITIQDSGKGIPQESMEKIFEPLFTTKQTGTGLGLASCKNIIEKHGGTISVSNNPTTFTITLPFGIKISEKS